One Rossellomorea aquimaris DNA window includes the following coding sequences:
- the panC gene encoding pantoate--beta-alanine ligase, which translates to MKVITNIQDLQASIQQVKNSGSSIGFVPTMGSLHEGHLTLAEEAGKNNDTIVMSIFVNPLQFGPNEDFDRYPRDVERDTELAKNVGVDILFIPEVVEMYDGKQSVTLNVIERVEVLCGRKREGHFDGVVTVLTKLFHLIQPTKAYFGLKDAQQIAVVEGLVSDYFFPVEIVRVPTVREEDGLAKSSRNVYLSKEERKVAPTLYQSLIEAKYRIDAGERDPDSIISMISMNVQENTSGKIDYVEVYSYPELTELSRLQGEIIIALAVQFQQARLIDNIIISVDPEEDLNV; encoded by the coding sequence ATGAAAGTGATAACGAACATACAAGATTTGCAAGCTTCGATACAACAAGTAAAGAATTCAGGCTCCTCAATCGGGTTTGTCCCTACAATGGGATCCCTTCATGAAGGGCACTTGACTCTAGCGGAGGAAGCGGGGAAAAACAACGATACTATCGTGATGAGTATCTTTGTAAACCCCCTGCAGTTCGGTCCGAATGAAGATTTTGACCGCTATCCTCGTGATGTTGAAAGAGATACGGAGTTAGCCAAGAATGTTGGGGTTGATATACTCTTTATTCCTGAAGTAGTAGAAATGTATGATGGGAAACAGTCTGTAACCTTGAATGTGATAGAGCGGGTAGAAGTACTGTGTGGACGAAAACGGGAAGGTCACTTTGACGGAGTGGTAACCGTTTTGACTAAATTGTTTCACCTTATCCAGCCGACCAAAGCGTATTTCGGGCTGAAAGATGCCCAGCAGATTGCAGTAGTGGAAGGGTTAGTAAGCGATTATTTCTTTCCGGTGGAAATTGTGAGGGTACCTACCGTCAGGGAAGAGGATGGTTTGGCGAAAAGCTCAAGAAATGTCTATCTATCTAAAGAAGAAAGAAAGGTAGCTCCTACACTTTATCAAAGCCTGATAGAAGCAAAATATCGTATTGATGCCGGAGAGAGAGACCCCGATTCGATTATTTCCATGATATCAATGAACGTTCAAGAAAATACTTCGGGAAAAATCGATTATGTGGAAGTGTACTCCTATCCCGAACTAACGGAACTGTCCAGATTACAGGGGGAGATCATAATTGCTCTGGCAGTTCAATTTCAACAGGCAAGATTAATTGATAATATAATCATCAGTGTAGACCCAGAGGAGGATTTAAATGTTTAG
- the panB gene encoding 3-methyl-2-oxobutanoate hydroxymethyltransferase, translating to MKHTTDFIKMKNKREKISMLTAYDYPSAKIAEEAGIDVILVGDSLGMVVLGYDSTVPVTVEDMIHHTKAVKRGAKDTFIVTDMPFMSYHLSRDETLKTAAQILQQGGAHAVKVEGGDHVIDRIHSLTSAGIPVMAHLGLTPQSVGVLGGYKVQGKTADSAKKLIDDAIKCEQAGAFALVLECVPKQIAKEISEALTIPTIGIGAGSEADGQVLVFHDLVTYGVNRVPKFVKQYSNVSEAIHISIKNYIDEVKRKSFPSDDHSFTMRDEELDALYGGMKK from the coding sequence ATGAAACACACAACAGATTTTATTAAGATGAAGAATAAGAGAGAAAAGATTTCCATGCTTACAGCGTATGATTATCCAAGTGCCAAGATAGCGGAAGAAGCGGGAATTGATGTCATCCTTGTAGGTGACAGCCTCGGAATGGTTGTATTGGGTTATGACTCAACGGTACCTGTTACAGTTGAAGATATGATCCATCATACGAAAGCCGTAAAAAGAGGGGCGAAAGATACCTTTATCGTCACTGATATGCCGTTTATGTCATACCATTTGTCAAGGGATGAAACTCTTAAAACAGCCGCTCAGATTCTTCAACAGGGAGGAGCTCACGCTGTGAAGGTAGAGGGGGGAGATCATGTGATTGATCGAATCCATTCCCTTACAAGTGCAGGCATACCCGTTATGGCTCACTTAGGTTTGACCCCTCAATCCGTCGGTGTCCTTGGAGGATATAAAGTACAAGGGAAAACAGCTGACTCAGCCAAAAAGTTGATCGATGACGCGATAAAATGTGAACAGGCAGGTGCCTTTGCACTTGTGTTAGAGTGTGTGCCAAAACAAATAGCCAAAGAGATTTCAGAAGCATTAACGATTCCGACGATTGGTATTGGTGCAGGCAGTGAAGCAGATGGACAGGTGTTAGTGTTCCACGACCTTGTAACATACGGGGTGAATCGTGTGCCTAAGTTTGTTAAACAATACAGCAACGTTTCAGAAGCCATTCATATCAGCATAAAAAACTATATAGATGAAGTTAAAAGGAAGAGCTTCCCATCAGATGACCATTCCTTTACGATGCGGGATGAAGAATTGGATGCTCTCTATGGTGGAATGAAAAAATGA
- a CDS encoding biotin--[acetyl-CoA-carboxylase] ligase produces MQSTIKKKLLHALSESDQEFLSGQALADIAGCSRTAIWKHIEELRKEGFVLEAVRKKGYRIIETPDSVTESKIRLGIQTKTLGRVIHYEESVQSTQRIAHVLAGEGASEGTLVIADEQTAGRGRLMREWHSSKGTGIWMSLILKPLLPPQKAPQFTLITAVAVVQAIEEVTDLHPQIKWPNDILIDGKKVTGILTELQAESDKINSIIIGIGMNVNHTKEHFPDELQKIATSLAIEQGEPLSRSEIVQKVLERIEALYSIYMKEGFTPVKLLWESYAISIGKKIRARTINGTIEGRALGITDEGVLKIEDSAGTVHQIYSADIEVNI; encoded by the coding sequence ATGCAATCGACTATAAAAAAGAAACTGCTTCACGCTTTGTCTGAATCTGATCAGGAATTTTTATCCGGACAAGCACTGGCTGATATAGCAGGTTGTTCAAGAACGGCTATTTGGAAGCATATTGAAGAACTTCGTAAAGAAGGTTTTGTGTTAGAGGCCGTAAGAAAAAAAGGATATCGAATCATTGAAACCCCTGACAGTGTGACAGAAAGCAAGATCCGCTTAGGAATACAAACGAAAACGTTAGGCAGAGTGATCCACTATGAAGAGTCGGTTCAAAGTACACAGCGTATCGCTCATGTGCTTGCTGGCGAAGGAGCATCAGAAGGTACGTTGGTCATTGCTGACGAACAAACTGCCGGAAGAGGCAGGTTAATGAGAGAATGGCACTCATCAAAGGGGACGGGGATTTGGATGAGTCTGATCTTAAAGCCCCTTCTTCCACCCCAAAAGGCACCGCAGTTTACACTCATTACTGCAGTTGCCGTCGTCCAAGCGATCGAGGAAGTGACAGACCTTCATCCTCAGATCAAATGGCCGAATGATATTCTAATCGACGGGAAGAAAGTGACGGGAATTTTGACGGAGCTGCAAGCTGAATCTGATAAAATAAATTCCATTATTATCGGGATCGGCATGAATGTAAATCATACGAAGGAACACTTTCCTGATGAACTTCAGAAGATTGCAACCTCACTTGCCATAGAACAAGGAGAACCTTTATCAAGGTCAGAAATTGTTCAAAAGGTGTTAGAACGGATCGAAGCCCTATATTCTATTTATATGAAGGAAGGTTTTACTCCGGTCAAGCTGTTATGGGAGAGTTATGCCATCAGTATCGGTAAGAAAATCCGTGCCCGTACCATCAATGGAACGATTGAAGGAAGGGCACTCGGAATAACCGATGAAGGTGTTCTGAAGATCGAAGACTCAGCAGGGACCGTTCATCAGATATATTCAGCAGATATAGAAGTGAATATTTAA
- a CDS encoding CCA tRNA nucleotidyltransferase, protein MLPSIFEQAVPVLKKIERAGFVAYIVGGSVRDHFLSRPINDVDIATSAYPQELKEIFPRTIDIGIEHGTILVIDEGREYEITTFRTESSYADFRRPDKVEFIRSLEGDLERRDFTMNSMAMDADGKVYDPFNGLEDIHNRVIRTVGSPDLRFTEDALRMMRGVRFVSQLGFKVEPVTLKALEEHSRLLEHIAVERKTMEFEKIVGGKWKREALALLVRTNLYTELPHLTQHKEALQQVADLPQLEDINKDQAWLLLLAYMGDIDTQDFLKGWRLPTKTIRERSKELGILKERRKSGWTKPLLYHAGLEAAVNVEKVHECIESKPVSSVENVKEEYQSLAITSRQQLDVTGDDLMIWANKKGGPWMKELLAEIELAIITDSINNEKETIRRWLHTCNRL, encoded by the coding sequence ATGTTACCGAGTATATTCGAACAAGCCGTACCCGTTTTAAAGAAGATTGAAAGAGCGGGATTCGTTGCCTATATCGTAGGTGGATCTGTCAGGGATCACTTCCTAAGTCGTCCGATTAATGACGTAGATATCGCAACGTCTGCCTATCCACAAGAATTAAAGGAGATATTTCCGAGAACAATTGATATCGGCATAGAACACGGAACCATTCTGGTCATTGATGAGGGAAGGGAATATGAAATCACGACATTCAGGACTGAATCTTCATATGCGGACTTTAGAAGGCCGGATAAGGTAGAATTCATCCGCTCATTAGAAGGAGATCTGGAGCGCCGTGATTTTACGATGAATAGTATGGCCATGGATGCTGATGGGAAAGTATATGATCCCTTTAATGGCCTGGAAGATATACATAATAGAGTGATCCGGACAGTGGGATCACCGGATTTACGGTTTACTGAGGACGCTCTTCGTATGATGAGGGGAGTGCGCTTTGTCAGTCAATTAGGCTTCAAGGTGGAGCCTGTTACATTGAAAGCATTAGAAGAGCACTCCAGGCTTCTTGAGCATATAGCCGTAGAAAGAAAAACGATGGAGTTCGAGAAGATTGTTGGAGGTAAATGGAAACGAGAGGCACTTGCCCTTCTTGTCCGTACCAACCTATATACTGAACTACCTCATTTAACTCAACATAAAGAAGCTCTTCAACAGGTTGCGGATCTTCCTCAATTAGAAGACATAAATAAGGACCAAGCATGGTTACTTCTTTTAGCATACATGGGGGATATTGATACCCAGGATTTTCTGAAAGGCTGGAGACTCCCGACGAAAACGATACGGGAACGTTCGAAGGAGCTTGGAATTTTAAAGGAAAGAAGGAAGTCCGGCTGGACTAAGCCTTTGCTTTATCATGCCGGCCTGGAAGCAGCCGTTAATGTTGAGAAAGTCCATGAATGCATAGAATCCAAACCCGTTTCTTCTGTAGAAAACGTGAAAGAAGAATATCAATCATTAGCGATTACATCGAGACAACAACTGGATGTAACAGGCGATGACTTAATGATATGGGCAAACAAAAAGGGTGGCCCATGGATGAAAGAACTTTTGGCTGAAATTGAATTGGCGATTATAACCGATTCAATCAATAACGAAAAAGAAACGATAAGGAGGTGGCTACACACATGCAATCGACTATAA
- the bshA gene encoding N-acetyl-alpha-D-glucosaminyl L-malate synthase BshA, translating to MKMKIGITCYPTVGGSGVVATELGKLLAERGHEIHFITSSIPFRLNKMYHNIYFHQVEVSQYSVFQYPPYDIALANKMAEITERENLDILHVHYAIPHAVCAILGKQMSGKDVKIVTTLHGTDITVLGYDPSLTGAIRFGIEKSDVVTAVSSALVKQTNDLIQPDKDIQTVYNFIDERVYKAVDSQHLRNEYGIKDNEKVIIHVSNFRGVKRVKDVVSAFNLIQSEIPAKLLLVGDGPEMTVICRQVGELGLEDRVLFLGKQDNLEELYSLSDIKLLLSEKESFGLVALEAMACGVPSIGTDVGGIPEVIEDGYNGFICEVGNVAQVAEKSLLLLKDERLHKEISEHALQTARTKFHSSKIVEEYERIYKELLS from the coding sequence ATGAAAATGAAAATAGGTATTACCTGCTACCCGACTGTTGGGGGCTCTGGCGTAGTAGCAACTGAGCTCGGGAAATTATTAGCAGAGAGAGGCCATGAAATTCACTTTATCACCTCGAGTATTCCATTCCGGTTAAATAAAATGTATCACAACATCTATTTTCATCAAGTGGAAGTGAGTCAATATTCAGTGTTTCAATATCCACCTTACGATATAGCACTGGCGAATAAGATGGCAGAAATAACAGAGCGAGAGAATCTGGACATCCTTCATGTACATTATGCGATCCCACATGCAGTCTGTGCCATTTTGGGTAAACAAATGTCTGGTAAAGATGTGAAAATTGTCACCACCTTGCACGGCACCGATATTACCGTACTTGGTTATGACCCTTCTTTAACAGGAGCGATTCGATTCGGGATCGAAAAGTCTGACGTGGTGACCGCGGTTTCTTCCGCATTAGTGAAACAAACCAATGACTTGATACAGCCGGATAAGGATATTCAAACGGTCTATAATTTCATAGACGAGAGAGTATACAAGGCAGTAGATTCTCAGCATCTTAGAAATGAATATGGGATTAAGGATAATGAAAAGGTCATTATTCATGTTTCCAACTTTCGTGGGGTGAAAAGAGTAAAGGATGTTGTATCAGCATTCAATCTTATACAAAGCGAGATTCCAGCCAAACTTCTCCTTGTGGGGGACGGACCTGAAATGACGGTGATATGCAGACAGGTGGGAGAACTCGGATTAGAAGATCGAGTTTTGTTCCTTGGAAAACAGGATAACTTAGAAGAGCTTTATTCACTTAGTGATATTAAGCTGCTGCTTTCAGAAAAAGAAAGTTTCGGTTTAGTTGCCCTAGAGGCTATGGCCTGCGGCGTGCCGAGCATTGGAACAGATGTAGGAGGCATTCCGGAAGTCATTGAGGACGGATACAACGGCTTTATATGTGAAGTCGGGAACGTTGCACAAGTTGCAGAAAAGTCCCTGCTATTGCTGAAAGATGAAAGACTTCACAAGGAAATCTCGGAACATGCACTACAAACGGCCCGAACAAAGTTTCACTCCAGCAAAATTGTCGAAGAGTATGAACGGATCTACAAAGAGCTTCTTTCATGA
- the bshB1 gene encoding bacillithiol biosynthesis deacetylase BshB1, translated as MDQQIDILAFGAHADDVEIGMGGTLAKYAAEGKKIVICDLTEAELSSNGTVSLRKEEAMSAAHILGACKRQTLDVPDRGIYITDENIQKVVNVIRMYKPKVIFAPYDQDRHPDHGNASRLIKEAFFSAGIRKFHPITPAHKADNLYFYIINGFHKPQFVVNIEAFMHTKIRSLEAYTSQFMQGPEGVSTPLTEGYIEAVEARERMMGKEAGLRYAEGFFSYNTLILHQDLLGD; from the coding sequence GTGGATCAACAAATAGACATCCTCGCATTTGGCGCACATGCCGATGACGTGGAGATCGGTATGGGGGGCACCCTTGCAAAATATGCGGCCGAAGGAAAGAAGATTGTGATCTGCGATCTCACAGAAGCTGAGCTTTCTTCAAACGGAACCGTTTCTTTACGTAAAGAAGAAGCAATGTCAGCTGCACATATATTGGGTGCCTGCAAGAGGCAGACCTTGGATGTTCCTGATAGAGGAATTTACATAACAGATGAAAACATTCAGAAGGTTGTTAACGTAATCAGAATGTACAAGCCGAAAGTGATATTTGCTCCCTACGATCAGGACCGTCATCCTGATCATGGGAATGCTTCACGATTGATCAAAGAAGCTTTTTTTTCAGCCGGAATTCGGAAATTCCATCCCATAACCCCGGCACATAAAGCGGATAATCTGTATTTTTATATAATCAACGGCTTTCATAAACCTCAGTTTGTAGTGAATATTGAGGCATTTATGCATACGAAGATTCGCAGTTTAGAGGCATATACGAGCCAATTTATGCAAGGACCTGAAGGAGTGTCGACTCCTTTAACGGAAGGATATATAGAAGCGGTTGAAGCGAGGGAGCGAATGATGGGGAAAGAAGCGGGCTTACGTTATGCAGAAGGGTTCTTTTCCTATAACACCCTAATATTGCATCAAGATTTGTTAGGAGATTAA
- the mgsA gene encoding methylglyoxal synthase, producing MNIALIAHDKKKDDLIRFVLAYKSIIEKHALFATGTTGKRIGEETGLSVHRFRSGPLGGDQEIGSYIANNNMDLVLFFRDPLTAQPHEPDVSALIRLCDVYSVPLATNMGTAEVLVKGLERGDIEWRSVVKDKEE from the coding sequence ATGAATATCGCATTAATAGCTCATGATAAGAAAAAAGATGATCTGATTCGTTTTGTATTGGCTTATAAGTCGATAATTGAGAAACACGCTCTTTTTGCCACTGGAACAACGGGTAAGAGAATCGGGGAAGAGACGGGATTATCTGTCCATCGTTTCCGTTCAGGTCCACTGGGGGGAGACCAGGAGATAGGTTCTTATATTGCCAATAATAATATGGATCTTGTCCTGTTTTTTAGAGACCCTTTAACAGCTCAGCCTCATGAACCTGATGTATCTGCACTAATCAGACTATGTGATGTGTATTCAGTTCCATTAGCGACCAATATGGGAACAGCAGAAGTATTGGTGAAAGGGCTTGAAAGAGGAGATATCGAGTGGCGGAGTGTGGTAAAGGATAAGGAGGAGTAA
- the dapB gene encoding 4-hydroxy-tetrahydrodipicolinate reductase produces the protein MEQINVTIAGPRGRMGKEAVQLVRDTEHFRLISVIDYKEEIDIDVPVYADIESCFQDQTPHVLIDLTTPEVGYHHTKTALEYGVRPVVGTTGFSTDELNELKTLAESKSLGCIIAPNFAIGAVLMMKFSQMAAKYFNDVEIIELHHDQKLDAPSGTAVKTAEMIREVRESKQQGHPDEKETHSGARGANVDGMHIHSVRLPGLIAHQQVMLGAEGQTLTIRHDSFNRGSFMSGVKVSVDTVMKLDTLVYGLENILD, from the coding sequence ATGGAACAAATTAATGTCACTATTGCAGGACCAAGAGGAAGAATGGGGAAAGAAGCGGTTCAGTTAGTAAGGGATACAGAACATTTTAGACTTATTAGTGTGATTGATTACAAGGAAGAAATAGATATAGATGTACCGGTGTACGCTGACATTGAATCATGCTTTCAAGATCAAACCCCACATGTTCTAATCGATTTAACAACTCCAGAGGTAGGTTATCACCATACGAAAACCGCCCTTGAATACGGCGTTAGACCCGTTGTGGGAACGACAGGTTTTTCTACAGATGAATTAAATGAACTCAAGACCCTGGCGGAATCAAAGTCATTGGGATGTATCATCGCCCCTAACTTTGCAATCGGTGCCGTGCTCATGATGAAATTTTCCCAAATGGCAGCAAAGTATTTCAATGATGTCGAAATCATTGAATTACATCATGATCAAAAACTGGATGCACCTTCAGGGACTGCTGTGAAAACAGCCGAAATGATCAGGGAAGTGAGAGAATCCAAGCAGCAGGGGCATCCTGATGAAAAGGAAACGCATTCTGGTGCAAGGGGGGCGAATGTGGATGGCATGCATATCCATAGTGTCCGTCTGCCGGGATTAATTGCTCATCAACAGGTGATGTTAGGGGCGGAAGGTCAGACATTAACGATCCGTCATGATTCTTTTAACCGGGGGAGCTTTATGTCAGGAGTGAAAGTTTCCGTTGATACGGTCATGAAGCTGGATACCCTTGTGTACGGGTTGGAAAATATTTTAGATTAA
- a CDS encoding nucleotide pyrophosphohydrolase: MSNGKDLANMIGDTEGVWLLMDNKKTMDQLQKEVDQYISQFKEGYFSPLAMVARLTEELGELAREVNHYYGEKPKKNSEEEKTIEEELGDLLFVVICLANSLDISLEEAHDRVMHKFNTRDKDRWTRIEGRDEDGTN, from the coding sequence TTGTCAAACGGGAAGGATTTAGCTAACATGATAGGAGATACTGAAGGAGTGTGGCTTCTTATGGATAATAAAAAAACGATGGATCAATTACAAAAAGAAGTAGACCAATACATAAGTCAATTTAAAGAAGGTTATTTCAGTCCATTGGCAATGGTTGCGAGGCTCACGGAGGAACTTGGTGAACTGGCGAGAGAAGTGAATCATTACTATGGAGAAAAACCTAAGAAGAATTCAGAGGAAGAAAAAACGATTGAGGAAGAACTGGGGGATTTATTGTTTGTGGTCATCTGCTTGGCAAACTCCCTTGATATCAGCCTGGAAGAGGCTCACGATCGTGTGATGCATAAATTTAATACAAGAGATAAAGATCGCTGGACAAGAATTGAAGGTAGGGATGAAGATGGAACAAATTAA
- a CDS encoding YitT family protein codes for MLGLRFKNILFILLGSAIFAFGLVHFNIQNKLAEGGFTGITLILYFLFDIDPSYSNLALNIPLFFLGWKLLGKKAFYYTVLGTVSLSVFLWIFQRYQMTINLEGDLFLAALFAGVFIGVGLGIIFRYGGTTGGVDIIARLAHKYIGWSMGKTMFMFDAVVIGASLITYLEYREAMYTLVAVFVAARVIDFMQEGAYSARGAMIISDSHEEIASVINEKMDRGVTVLRGHGSFTKQNREVLYCVVGKNEIVRLKNIITSVDPHAFVSVTVVHDVLGEGFTLDADKNPLHD; via the coding sequence ATGTTGGGATTACGTTTTAAAAATATACTATTCATCCTGTTGGGGTCAGCTATCTTCGCATTTGGTCTTGTCCATTTTAATATCCAAAATAAATTGGCTGAAGGCGGATTTACCGGAATAACACTTATCCTTTATTTTTTATTTGACATTGATCCGTCTTACTCCAACCTGGCCTTAAACATACCCCTATTTTTTTTAGGATGGAAGCTTCTCGGAAAGAAAGCTTTTTATTATACTGTACTCGGAACCGTCAGCCTTTCTGTATTTCTATGGATTTTCCAAAGATATCAAATGACGATAAATCTCGAAGGCGATCTGTTTCTTGCTGCATTATTTGCAGGAGTCTTTATCGGGGTTGGACTGGGGATTATTTTCAGATATGGCGGTACGACAGGTGGCGTTGATATAATCGCCCGACTCGCACATAAGTACATAGGATGGAGCATGGGGAAAACAATGTTTATGTTTGACGCCGTCGTCATTGGAGCGTCTCTCATCACGTACCTGGAATACAGGGAAGCTATGTATACCCTGGTAGCTGTATTCGTTGCGGCAAGGGTCATTGACTTTATGCAGGAAGGGGCATACTCAGCCAGAGGAGCTATGATCATTTCCGACAGCCATGAAGAAATCGCAAGTGTCATAAATGAAAAAATGGATCGGGGAGTAACCGTGTTAAGAGGGCATGGTTCGTTCACGAAACAAAACCGTGAAGTGCTTTATTGTGTGGTCGGAAAAAATGAAATCGTCCGGCTGAAAAATATCATCACGAGCGTAGATCCACACGCATTCGTCTCCGTCACCGTCGTACATGACGTACTTGGCGAAGGATTTACGTTAGACGCAGATAAAAATCCTTTACATGACTAA
- a CDS encoding zinc metallopeptidase, with the protein MAGFIIYFLLIALIPIGAQMRVKSTFKKYSRVATTSGMTGREMARRILDDNGLHNVKVVEGRGFLSDHYNPITKTVALSPDNYHGHSVAGAAVAAHEVGHAIQDAESYAFLRFRHALVPVANIGSNMSWIFLLIGMFTQMTGMFLLGIILMAAGVVFQLITLPVEFNASSRAMNQIVSLGLIRNEEERHARKVLNAAAMTYVAAAAVAVIELLRLLLIFTGMNGDD; encoded by the coding sequence ATGGCAGGATTTATAATTTATTTTTTACTCATTGCTCTTATTCCAATTGGAGCTCAAATGCGAGTAAAGAGTACGTTTAAGAAATATTCAAGAGTAGCCACCACTTCAGGTATGACTGGCAGGGAAATGGCTAGAAGGATTCTGGACGACAATGGATTACACAACGTGAAGGTCGTGGAAGGCAGAGGGTTTTTAAGTGACCACTACAACCCGATTACAAAAACGGTTGCATTGTCACCAGATAACTATCACGGACATTCTGTAGCGGGAGCAGCTGTGGCGGCCCATGAAGTCGGCCATGCGATTCAAGATGCTGAAAGCTATGCATTTCTACGTTTCCGCCATGCCTTGGTTCCAGTAGCGAACATAGGCTCCAATATGTCCTGGATCTTCTTACTGATCGGGATGTTCACTCAAATGACAGGGATGTTCCTGCTGGGTATCATTCTGATGGCAGCTGGGGTCGTGTTCCAATTGATCACCCTTCCTGTAGAATTCAATGCTTCTTCCCGGGCTATGAACCAGATCGTTTCACTTGGACTGATCCGGAATGAAGAAGAACGGCATGCACGTAAAGTATTGAATGCCGCGGCAATGACATATGTAGCTGCTGCTGCAGTTGCGGTTATTGAATTACTTAGACTTTTATTAATCTTTACTGGGATGAATGGTGACGATTGA
- the ypjB gene encoding sporulation protein YpjB encodes MKFIQFFIALFFFLILIPHPLNAVESTSPMNELDEVADQALQMTKAGRYEEAKHLLVYFSDEFASLSAQRSFSMDELRILTISHNLAVESINQTSADMEQKVNAVTKFRLVMDALSSQYQPLWVEMEDPIMEAFNGVKSAAENGNVDEYHTTLNVFLSKYNIIQPSIKLDIPVERAQALDARISYLDHYRQDVLESTETMSELTSLETDLEKLFENKQDDEADPSLWWVIISTGSIIVSTLSYVGWRKYKGQGEAKKSERQKN; translated from the coding sequence ATGAAATTTATCCAATTCTTTATCGCGCTTTTCTTTTTTCTCATTTTAATACCTCACCCATTGAATGCAGTAGAGTCTACGTCTCCGATGAACGAGCTTGATGAAGTTGCAGACCAGGCCTTACAAATGACAAAGGCTGGAAGATATGAAGAAGCGAAACATCTACTGGTTTATTTCTCTGATGAATTTGCTTCTTTAAGTGCCCAACGGTCTTTTTCAATGGATGAGCTTAGAATTCTCACCATCTCACATAATCTAGCAGTGGAGAGTATCAATCAGACCTCTGCTGACATGGAGCAGAAGGTGAACGCCGTAACAAAGTTCCGCCTTGTGATGGATGCTTTAAGCAGTCAATATCAGCCTTTGTGGGTCGAAATGGAAGACCCGATAATGGAAGCTTTTAATGGAGTGAAGTCGGCAGCGGAAAATGGAAATGTAGACGAGTATCATACCACATTAAATGTGTTTTTATCGAAATATAATATTATTCAACCAAGTATCAAATTAGATATTCCGGTAGAACGGGCTCAAGCGCTGGACGCAAGAATTTCTTACTTAGATCATTATAGGCAAGACGTGTTGGAAAGCACAGAAACCATGAGCGAATTAACATCATTGGAAACTGATCTTGAGAAGCTGTTTGAGAATAAACAAGATGATGAAGCAGATCCTTCCCTCTGGTGGGTGATCATATCAACCGGCAGTATCATTGTCTCTACATTATCTTATGTAGGTTGGAGAAAATATAAAGGACAAGGGGAAGCGAAAAAGTCAGAGCGCCAAAAAAATTGA
- a CDS encoding DUF1405 domain-containing protein, whose product MLWIMSILKNKTFLLLLLIVNLFGTIYGYIWYIPQLRNTPSQFLVFVPDSPTASLFFCFVLIALLLNRNWPLFEVLAIITLFKYGIWAVIMNLLTLWVSGELPWEGYMLMASHGAMAIQGILYSSFYRVRIWHIVVGAVWTVHNDIIDYVYMQFPVYSSLYMYIQHIGYFTFWLSIVSIAIAYFFTQKTKRLDIQLMP is encoded by the coding sequence ATGCTCTGGATCATGTCCATCTTGAAAAATAAAACGTTTCTTTTGTTGCTTCTCATTGTGAATTTGTTTGGCACAATATACGGTTATATATGGTATATCCCTCAACTGCGAAATACTCCCTCGCAATTTTTAGTATTTGTTCCCGACAGCCCGACAGCCAGTCTGTTTTTTTGTTTCGTTCTCATCGCTTTATTACTGAATCGCAATTGGCCATTATTTGAAGTGTTAGCCATTATTACGCTGTTTAAATATGGGATATGGGCCGTGATTATGAATCTGTTAACACTGTGGGTTTCCGGTGAGTTACCGTGGGAGGGTTATATGCTCATGGCATCACATGGGGCAATGGCTATACAAGGAATATTGTATTCTTCCTTTTACCGGGTGAGGATTTGGCACATTGTAGTCGGTGCCGTCTGGACTGTACATAATGACATCATTGATTACGTATATATGCAGTTTCCCGTTTACTCCAGTTTGTATATGTACATACAGCATATTGGATACTTCACTTTCTGGTTAAGTATTGTCTCGATCGCTATCGCTTATTTCTTCACGCAAAAAACAAAACGCTTAGATATTCAACTTATGCCATAG